AACCTCACCTGCTGGACACGAGACCGAGCCACCATCCTGTACAGCATACTGCCAATCACCAGTCCAACACACAAAAGCCACCAAGTAGCCAAACTACCACGATAGACACCTAGGACCATGATCAGTCCGACAAACAAAGCAAGACCAAAAAAAAGTTTAGTAGTAAAGGGAACGGCCCTTCTTGTAGTTTGTAGCAGATTCATAGTCATTTACTCATAGATTTTTTTACAACCATCCTCCTCCAATCATCGATGAGCCATGGCCAGTCATACGACCCTAAAACTAATCATACCACAGTACTGTCACAAACAAACACGAAAGGTATGTCACCAGCCAAGGTAGTGAATCACAAGGCACTCAAACACCCAACAAACTGATTAAAAACGATTTAACCAATACCCATTTATAGTAAAACCATAAAATAGGCCAAACGCTATTTTGTATTTTGACTCGAATCAGTTTACCTTTCTATTCGAGCATATACCGAAAACTCTCAGTGCTCAATCGACATATTCATTGCCACCAATACCTAGAAACATGCGACCATATCTACACTTAGCCCTTGCCCTGCTGACACTATCAGCTTGTCAAAAGCATCAAGACTCTAGCTCAAATGAACCCAGACCATCCCGACACATTGAACGCTACTTACTAGAGTACAACGATAAAATAACCCACGCCGCAAAAGTCAAATCGTTTGCCGAAATAAGCGCCTTTTATGATGAAGAATCCATCTTGATGGCAGAGTACAACCCAATGATTTTTTCCAAAAACAATATCAAAACATACTATGACACTATATTTTCCCGAGAGAATATCAAAGAATACTCTAGACAAACTGTCGACGTATTAGATCTTGATAGCAGAATCATTGAAATAGGTTTATTTACCAAAACACTGAACAACTCAGAAAAAATCAAAGGCAAATATTTCAATGTTTGGAAAATAGACAGCACAGGACGACTCATAATGCGAGCCGAATCATTTGGGTACCTAAATCAGATGGAAAACACATCCAATCTAGTAGTGGCTCAAGCAAGCCCCTCTATACCTAGAGCTATACCCATCCCTTGGGAACTAGAAGCCTACAACGCACTGAATGAAACCAACGTCATGGACAGAATCCCTCAAAAGTCTGCCAATGCCTATTCTGAGAATGCAATGTACCTTCCATTTGCTGACACAATCCAAACAGGAAAATCAACTTTGTTGGATCATTACAAAGCGTACTATCATCACCCAGCGAAAATAGATTCTATCCAAGTCACGACGTATGCTTATGACAAGGTGAAAAATGGATACATCAAATACGCTGGGTTCTATGTAGACTGGACCGTCCCTGGATTTTCTGGTCATACCGAAGGAAATGGAATATCTTATTGGCGCAGGGAAAAAGACAATTCCCTCAGAATACACCGGCAAATCGGACTACACCTTCACAATTGAAAAGGCGTATCAGCCTACTCAAGCACTTTACATCCTTATCTATTCAAGAACCCATTCCTAACTACCGATTATGACTACTACTTTGATCGGGCAAAACGGATCACTCCGTATTGCTGAGGGAAAGCCAATAGATCATTTCAATATTCATTGTTCGAAATTCGCTATTGAGTTTTTATAAAACACCCAGCTATTATGCATTTTTGAGGTAAAATTTGAATGATTGGAATAATGAATATCGCATGCTCCATCTCGAAGATTGATTTGTATCCCCAATTTCACAAACTGATCCGAAACACCTACTGATCCAGTAAAAGACCTAGACTCACTACCCTCCTATGCAAGCATGGGAGCTACTCCGAATCCTTGTCAGGGAATTAAGAGTAGCTCCGTAGATATTACCAACACTTCTAAATTGCAAACATTTACTTTTTACCCTTGGCATAGATCACTAGGGCAGCACTGAGGATTACCAAATTCTTAATGATGTATTGGCCTAAAAGGCTAAAGCCAAACGGAGGGTAAACAAACACTTGATCAGGAAATAACAATACTGGCGACAGTGTCCCGACAAGATGCCCCAGCAGAAAATACATCAACCATCGAGTACGCACTCTCAGTATCAGCAGTAGCCCCATCACAACCTCCCATGTAGCAAGTACTTTGATTAAAACACTCGGCACAATCAAATCAAAGGTCATAAGTCC
The DNA window shown above is from Reichenbachiella sp. 5M10 and carries:
- a CDS encoding doxx family protein, which produces MMSVKELSNRIDLWVQYLADRYGVVLLESSIGVIYLWFGVLKYFPNSSPAESLAADTLGLMTFDLIVPSVLIKVLATWEVVMGLLLILRVRTRWLMYFLLGHLVGTLSPVLLFPDQVFVYPPFGFSLLGQYIIKNLVILSAALVIYAKGKK